The window agaaaataccTATAGATCAAACATACTCGTTAATTGGTAGTTAATTTAGATTTTAgtaaataaatgtaaaaaaaaagcGACTCATAAACCAAAAGTATTAGTATTATTGATATCTTGTAGCTACCAATCAAATTTTAGTTCGGCTCCTAACCATTAATGGCCGTTAGGGATGGCAAAAAGCCCCATACCCAATGGGGAACCCGAAACCCGCACCCGTTTTGACTGGGGGATCCCCAGGTTGACAGGGGATGGGGACGGGGATGGAGAATACCCGAATAAAAaaatggggatggggatgggaaTGGGGATACCCTTAATCCCCGATTCTGGACCCGCCCCcgacatatattaatatataaaaataatacaaaacatatatttatagtatagtttataatacataaaatttgatctaagtaacctaactcattagtaattactttgttgaaattatactttttgatttttcttttatctaatttaaactcgtgtatatatatatttttctctttggttgatctattttaccttaaatatcaatctgataatttttttctacttgatttttcatgtatgtatttaaatttggtagaaaatttATTTATCTTTTTCTGCAATTTTTGGgtacttatatattttataaaatctttaaacTTATGCTGGTAAAATTGAAATATAGAGTTTTTTCTTACGTATAAGTTTGCatgttaaaagagaaaaaaaaaatcccCGTTTCCCCGTTGGGGATCCCCAGTCCCCGTTAGGGGTGGGGATGAGGGTTTATTTATATTCCCCGATGGGGATGGGGACAAGGATTGAAATGAGGATTCGAGGATGGGGATTGGGGTCCCCTGTGTTCCCCGCCCCCGTTGCCATCTCTAATGGCCGTGTTCCGCCTTATatacaaattaaaaaatatattttacccTTTTAACTAATTATCCTAAAAAATAATTGTAATATATTTTACCCTTTTAACTGATTATCCTAAAAGATAATTGTAAGGGAAATGTAAGGTGTGAACAGAAGGGTGTATGCTGTGTCGATGCGAGTGTGAAAATATAACACATGTCCCACCCCTCATCTAATAGAAAGCAGGACGTGGACAACCACTTCTATTAGATAACAGTAACATAGTAAATACGCAGACGTTTATAAATATATTCTCACATATTAAGttaaaaagaaacaaacttgtatatatatgtatggttTAATTGATTTCCATATTAACACCATTAAGTagaaaaacatcttaatcaataaaattttaaactacaatatatatatatatatatatatatatatatatatatatatatatatatatatatatatatatatatatatatatataagctgcaaatagaaaaaaatttattttatcatcACTAAACAGAAAAAGAGAGTGGATTCTACCATGAACAACGCATGAAtctttttatcaaagcattttcttATCATCGATGGAAAAGGATCATAAAGTTAAAGGGGGAAGAATATGATGGGTTCCTAAAGCCACTTTGTACACCCTTttgtccatatatatatcaatgaTTGTTCATGTGCTTTATCATCTACAAAGCCTAATCAAGTTTGGTATTGGACTTTGGTGATTTATATACCTAAACTTcccctccccctctctctctctctctctctctctctatatatatatatatatatatatatatatatatatatatatatatatatatatatatatatatatatatatatatatatatatatatatatatatatatatatatatgcacctcACTAGAAAAACCCGACTCTTAAACCTACAAAAACCTGAATATCTCTTATTAACTAAACGGTACGGAATGAAATTCATATCAATATATAATCGTCAAATTTACCCCTATTACATGTTAtataatatgaaaaataaatatatatacatataacttAGTTAGCATCAAGCATATATATATTTATAGAAACAATAAATGACAAGTTATAATAACATCCTAATAATAGCTCTAGCAACGTTAGCAGTATTCTCAACTCCCTTATTCATCTCCGTCAGTGTCACCGGCGACTTATGAGCACCACCACCACTAAAACTCCTCTCACATGCTTGAGCCTCCACCGCAGTATCCGCCATCCCATCTTCAGCAAACTTGGGCTGACCACCATCCAACGCCTGTATGGCCGACGGCACATCTGCTTTCACCACCGCTATGTACATTTGAGCGCACTCACTTAACGACCGCCGGAGCTCAGGGTGTGACCTATAAAGAGACTTGATGTGTTGTATGGCTTGAGTCGCCTTAACCCTTGTTGCACCAACCATGATGAGTCCTAAGTCACTAACATCACCACTTGAGCTCTTGGGGTTTGATAAGAGAGTTGTGAGGCATAGATTGTATGAAGGTGTTGCCTTACATGTGCTTTCTATCAACTTTCTATCTGCCATCACCATTAATGGAGCTTGAAAGAGATGAAGAGATAGAAAAATGAGAAAAGAGAAGAGCTTCATATTTGATGAATTGATCCTTAGCCTTTGAGATTAGTTTGCTTTCCCAAGTGGAAGTGTCATACTCTATTTATGAACAAGCTAGCACTCTCTTTTAGGAGCTCGAATCTTTAAATCCAAAGTAACGTACAAGTTTTAATGGTTGATGTATATCCTTTGGAATTGGTATTGCATTGCACTTGAGAACTTTAGCTCTAAATAATAGAGTATAGATAAAGTTGATAGCGACACGATTCTCAAAGGAGTTTTGGATGTTACTCACGCCTTCTCAAAATAAATATCGATTATTTTCTTCCTTGTAAATAAATACGATTATTAACTTTTTCTAACAGTtaaaaagtttaataataataataataataatgatttactcatgaaggttttttttgccacttgtcatatTTTCATTTAATTTGTTACGTGTAACTTTatggtaattttaaattaatttttattccacttgttattttatggtttatctattttattaaatgccaaatattatttaaatttaataataaatgcatatcaatttcattaatggtgtttccttctaatttcaaaattactaaattaaagtttcattaattttcctttatttatttatttaaattatttgtttaaatttaaaagagaaaaaaaaaacactttaatttttataattcaattctcacttttcttataaattcaaacttctcaaatattttgaattttatattaatttttataaataaactcatgtgatacatgagtcttacacctagtaataataataaaagcaagCCAAAAACTGGACGATATAACGACAGACACAAAAATTATATGGGCGAGATTAGGGCtgt of the Lactuca sativa cultivar Salinas chromosome 6, Lsat_Salinas_v11, whole genome shotgun sequence genome contains:
- the LOC111886890 gene encoding cell wall / vacuolar inhibitor of fructosidase 1, with the translated sequence MKLFSFLIFLSLHLFQAPLMVMADRKLIESTCKATPSYNLCLTTLLSNPKSSSGDVSDLGLIMVGATRVKATQAIQHIKSLYRSHPELRRSLSECAQMYIAVVKADVPSAIQALDGGQPKFAEDGMADTAVEAQACERSFSGGGAHKSPVTLTEMNKGVENTANVARAIIRMLL